CTCGGTGATCCTGCCTACTACTCCCGCTTCGGCTTCACCCGCGCCGACGAGCACGGCATCGAGACACCCGAGGGCTGGCCGCCCGCACACTTCCAGGCGCTCCTGCTGGGTGGCGCGCCGCCGCAGGGACGCCCGGCCTACTCGCCGCCGTTCGACGCGGTCTGACTGGCCCCCTGCTGCGCCGATCACGGGAAGAGCGTGATCACTCCTCAAGAATTGATCACGCGGCGGCCGTGATCGGCGGGAAGGTACGCGCCGCGGTAGCCGCGACGTCCGGGCGGGCCGGCATTGCCGGCGTTGACGGCGTCGGGTCCGGGCTAGCGTTGGCGGCGTGGGCGATCTGTTCAGCGAGGCGGCGCGTGACGCCGAAGCGGCGACCGCCCCGCTGGCGGTGCGGATGCGCCCACGAGCGCTCGACGAGGTCGTCGGGCAGCGGCATCTGCTGAAGCCCGGGTCACCGCTGCGCCGGCTGGTCGAGGACGACGCGCCGATGTCGTTGTTTCTCTGGGGGCCGCCGGGGACCGGCAAGACCACGCTCGCCCACGTCGTCGCCACGTCGACCGACCGCCGGTTCGTCGAGCTGTCCGCGGTCACCGCCGGAGTGAAGGACGTCCGCGCCGCGATCGACGACGCGCGCCAGCAGCTCGCCCTGCACGGGCGGCAGACGGTGCTGTTCATCGACGAGGTGCACCGGTTCAACAAGGCGCAGCAGGACGCGCTGCTGCCCGCGGTCGAGAACCGTTGGGTCAGCCTGATCGCCGCCACCACGGAGAACCCGTCCTTCTCGGTCATCTCGCCGCTGCTGTCCCGCTCGTTGCTGCTCGTGCTGGAGCCGCTGGACGACGACGACGTCAGAACCGTGATCCGACGCGCGCTGGCGGGTCCCCTTGACGGGATGACGATGGCCGACGAGGAAGTCGACTCGATCCTGCGGATGGCCGGTGGCGACGCCCGGCGCGCGCTCACCGTGCTCGAGGCCGCCGCCGGTGCGGCCCGGGCCCACGGCGGCGAGGCGATCGACCGGGCCGCGCTCGAGGAGGCGGTCGACCGGGCACCGGTGCGTTACGACCGGGCCGGCGACCAGCACTACGACGTCGTCAGCGCCTTCATCAAGAGCATCCGCGGCGGTGACGTCGACGCCGCCCTGCACTACCTCGCCCGGATGATCGAGGCGGGGGAGGACCCGCGCTTCATCGCCCGGCGCCTGGTGATCCTCGCCAGCGAGGACGTCGGGCTCGCCGATCCGCAGGCGCTGCCGCAGGCCGTCGCCGCTGCCCACGCGCTCGACCTCGTGGGCCTGCCGGAGGCCCGGCTGAACCTGGCCCAGGCCACGATCTACCTTTCCCTGGCCCCCAAGTCCAACGCAGTCATCCGCGCGATAGGCACCGCGGCCTCCGACGTACGCGCGGGGCTCACCGGTCCCGTGCCGCCGCATCTGCGCGACTCGCACTATCCCGGGGCGAATGCGCTGGGGCATGGCCGTGGCTACCGATATCCTCACGACTTCCCGGGTGGTGTCGTCGCCCAGACCTACGCGCCCGACGGCGTCGCCGGCCGGGACTACTACGAGCCGTCGGGACACGGCGCGGAGCGGGCCGCCGGGGAGCGGCTCGCCCACCTGCGCCGAGTGCTGCGCGGCGCCGAGACCCGCGACGACACCGAGGGGCAGTGATGGAGTCCGCCGAGATCAACCGCCGGTTTCTGGCGTTCTTCGAGGCGCGCGGTCACACCCTCGTCCCGTCGGCCTCGCTGCTCGACGCCGACCCGACGCTGCTGTTCGTCAACGCGGGCATGGTGCCGTTCAAGCCCTACTTCCTCGGCCAGGAGCCCGCGCCCTACCCGCGGGCGGCCAGCATCCAGAAGTGCGTGCGCACGCCGGACATCGAGGAGGTCGGCAAGACCACCCGGCACAACACGTTCTTCCAGATGGCCGGCAACTTCTCCTTCGGCGACTACTTCAAGGACCGCGCGATCACGCTCGCCTGGGAGCTGCTGACCAGCAGCGTCGACGCGGGCGGCTTCGGCTTCGACCCGCAGCGGCTGTGGGCCACCGTCCACGACGACGACGACGAGGCCTACGACGTGTGGACCCGGGTCGTCGGCCTGCCGGCCGAGCGGGTGCAGCGGCGCGGTCTGGCCGACAACTACTGGCACATGGGCGTCCCGGGCCCAGGCGGTCCGAACAGCGAGATCTACTTCGACCGCGGTCCCGAGCACGGTCGCGAGGGCGGCCCGATCGTCGACGAGGACCGCTACCTCGAGGTCTGGAACCTCGTCTTCATGCAGCACGAGCTGGTCGCCGTACGCAGCAAGGTCGACTTCGACATCGGCGGCGAGCTGCCGGCGAAGAACATCGACACGGGCATGGGCGTCGAGCGCATGGCCGTGCTGCTGCAGGACGTCGACAACGTCTACGAGACCGACCTGCTGCGCCCGATCCTCGACCGGGCGGCGTCGATCACCGGCGTGGCGTACGGCGCCGACCACGCGGCCGACGTGCGGTTGCGCGTGA
This sequence is a window from Mycobacteriales bacterium. Protein-coding genes within it:
- a CDS encoding replication-associated recombination protein A, whose amino-acid sequence is MGDLFSEAARDAEAATAPLAVRMRPRALDEVVGQRHLLKPGSPLRRLVEDDAPMSLFLWGPPGTGKTTLAHVVATSTDRRFVELSAVTAGVKDVRAAIDDARQQLALHGRQTVLFIDEVHRFNKAQQDALLPAVENRWVSLIAATTENPSFSVISPLLSRSLLLVLEPLDDDDVRTVIRRALAGPLDGMTMADEEVDSILRMAGGDARRALTVLEAAAGAARAHGGEAIDRAALEEAVDRAPVRYDRAGDQHYDVVSAFIKSIRGGDVDAALHYLARMIEAGEDPRFIARRLVILASEDVGLADPQALPQAVAAAHALDLVGLPEARLNLAQATIYLSLAPKSNAVIRAIGTAASDVRAGLTGPVPPHLRDSHYPGANALGHGRGYRYPHDFPGGVVAQTYAPDGVAGRDYYEPSGHGAERAAGERLAHLRRVLRGAETRDDTEGQ